The Rhizobium leguminosarum bv. trifolii WSM1325 genome has a window encoding:
- a CDS encoding polar amino acid ABC transporter, inner membrane subunit (TIGRFAM: polar amino acid ABC transporter, inner membrane subunit~PFAM: binding-protein-dependent transport systems inner membrane component~KEGG: ret:RHE_PC00183 amino acid ABC transporter permease), which yields MSGFDLSAILGNPEYTAMLLHGIEMTFIIYAGSWSMAMALALLLLALRLSPFRFGDPLVAAYVSYHRNVPTLVQLMLWYFGIFTLMPSGVAEWLAVHNAEAIFAVIGLGLCQAAYFSEDLRSGVRSVSPGQMQAARALGHGYVSAMRFVIMPQGVRNALPPLINHSVSLFKNSSLAVVIGASELTHAVKEIENLSFRTFEIYLIGTVLYLFFSLVIMSIGAYLSMRTDPARSARA from the coding sequence GTGAGCGGTTTCGACCTTTCGGCAATCCTGGGAAATCCGGAATATACCGCCATGCTGCTGCATGGCATCGAGATGACCTTCATCATCTACGCCGGCTCTTGGTCGATGGCGATGGCGCTGGCACTTCTGCTGCTGGCTTTGCGTTTGTCGCCCTTTCGTTTCGGTGATCCGTTAGTCGCTGCTTACGTATCCTACCACCGTAACGTCCCCACCCTGGTTCAGCTGATGCTGTGGTATTTCGGGATTTTCACCCTGATGCCGAGCGGGGTAGCCGAATGGCTGGCCGTCCATAATGCCGAGGCCATCTTCGCGGTGATCGGGCTCGGGCTCTGCCAGGCGGCCTATTTCAGCGAAGATCTTCGTTCGGGCGTGCGCTCGGTCAGTCCAGGCCAGATGCAGGCAGCCCGCGCGCTTGGCCACGGTTATGTCTCGGCGATGCGTTTCGTCATCATGCCGCAAGGCGTGCGCAACGCGCTGCCGCCGCTCATCAATCACAGCGTTTCCCTGTTCAAGAACAGCAGTCTCGCCGTCGTCATCGGAGCCTCGGAACTGACGCATGCCGTCAAGGAAATCGAGAACCTCAGCTTCCGGACCTTCGAGATCTACCTGATCGGCACAGTTCTCTACCTCTTCTTCTCGCTCGTGATCATGAGCATCGGCGCCTATCTGTCGATGCGCACCGATCCTGCCAGGAGTGCGCGAGCATGA
- a CDS encoding LamB/YcsF family protein (PFAM: LamB/YcsF family protein~KEGG: ret:RHE_PC00187 hypothetical protein), which yields MKIDLNSDMGEGFGPYRLCDDEAMMKLVSSANIACGFHGGDPDTMGRMVRLAKLNGVGIGAHPGLPDRPGFGRREIPFPADELRQQMLYQLGALMAIAKAEGVTVSHISFHAAMGNMVNRDPVLADLMMDAIATVDAGLVVFVTSGSEIQQAARRARLKTLALFLADRAYDAGGRLVARGLAGAVIKDEASVRARVRKFLLEGTVETIDGAVIAMPARSILVHSDTPGALELAGIVRGEIEATGAALAPAAELAD from the coding sequence ATGAAGATCGATCTGAATTCCGACATGGGCGAAGGATTCGGTCCCTACCGGCTGTGCGACGACGAAGCGATGATGAAACTTGTCTCGTCGGCCAACATCGCCTGCGGTTTCCATGGCGGCGACCCGGATACGATGGGACGCATGGTCCGGCTTGCGAAACTGAACGGCGTCGGCATCGGCGCGCACCCCGGTTTGCCTGATCGGCCGGGTTTCGGCCGGCGCGAAATACCGTTTCCGGCAGACGAGCTTCGCCAGCAGATGCTCTATCAGCTCGGCGCACTGATGGCGATCGCCAAAGCCGAGGGTGTCACTGTCTCCCATATCAGCTTCCACGCGGCTATGGGCAATATGGTCAACCGCGATCCTGTGCTGGCCGATCTGATGATGGATGCGATCGCCACGGTCGATGCCGGCCTCGTCGTCTTCGTCACTTCAGGCAGCGAGATCCAGCAGGCAGCTCGGCGCGCGCGTTTGAAGACGCTGGCGCTTTTCCTTGCGGACCGGGCTTATGACGCTGGCGGCAGACTTGTCGCGCGCGGGCTCGCTGGCGCCGTCATCAAGGACGAGGCATCGGTGCGTGCGCGCGTACGGAAATTTCTGCTCGAAGGAACTGTCGAGACGATCGACGGAGCGGTGATCGCAATGCCGGCCCGCTCCATTCTCGTCCATAGCGACACGCCCGGCGCTCTCGAGCTTGCCGGCATCGTGCGCGGCGAGATCGAAGCCACGGGTGCTGCGCTCGCGCCTGCCGCCGAACTCGCCGACTGA
- a CDS encoding extracellular solute-binding protein family 3 (PFAM: extracellular solute-binding protein family 3~SMART: extracellular solute-binding protein family 3~KEGG: ret:RHE_PC00180 amino acid ABC transporter substrate-binding protein) produces the protein MNWKCLTLTAAFAGMAAALPAKADQLDNIMSAKTLRCATFADVPPFASPDPKTREMAGFDVDLCGAIAKELGVKAEIKPVSVEARVPEVKLGRVDITVANLAYTLSRAEQIQFSDPYYLAKEMLIVPADDAGKKKADYAGQRIASTKGSTSEMSIKLNKSDPLTFQDTASAYLAVQQGKARGMVANTMTTTKFVNESKSKGKAMRMIEEPMLYQPIGIGMAKDQPALTAKINEILRKLDTSGEINKIWDKWLGPDTEYKMTRTDKVVSLSELKFDPIP, from the coding sequence ATGAACTGGAAATGCCTAACCCTCACCGCCGCATTTGCCGGCATGGCGGCCGCCTTGCCCGCAAAAGCCGATCAGCTCGACAACATCATGTCAGCGAAAACCCTGCGCTGCGCGACTTTCGCCGACGTTCCTCCCTTCGCCTCTCCCGATCCGAAGACCCGCGAAATGGCCGGATTCGACGTCGACCTCTGCGGCGCCATCGCCAAGGAACTGGGCGTCAAGGCTGAAATCAAGCCAGTTTCGGTCGAGGCGCGCGTGCCCGAGGTCAAGCTCGGCCGCGTCGACATCACCGTTGCCAACCTTGCCTATACTCTGAGCCGCGCCGAGCAGATCCAGTTCAGCGATCCCTATTATCTCGCCAAGGAAATGCTGATCGTGCCGGCGGACGATGCCGGCAAGAAGAAGGCCGATTATGCGGGCCAGCGCATCGCCTCGACCAAGGGTTCGACCTCCGAGATGTCGATCAAGCTCAACAAATCCGACCCACTGACCTTCCAGGATACCGCCTCGGCCTATCTAGCCGTCCAGCAGGGCAAGGCGCGCGGCATGGTGGCCAACACCATGACGACGACCAAATTCGTCAATGAATCGAAGAGCAAGGGCAAGGCAATGCGGATGATCGAGGAGCCGATGCTGTACCAGCCGATCGGCATCGGCATGGCCAAGGATCAGCCGGCGCTGACCGCCAAGATCAACGAGATCCTTCGCAAGCTCGACACATCGGGCGAGATCAACAAGATCTGGGACAAGTGGCTCGGTCCGGATACCGAATACAAGATGACGCGCACCGACAAGGTCGTATCGCTCTCCGAGCTGAAGTTCGACCCGATCCCGTAA
- a CDS encoding polar amino acid ABC transporter, inner membrane subunit (TIGRFAM: polar amino acid ABC transporter, inner membrane subunit~PFAM: binding-protein-dependent transport systems inner membrane component~KEGG: ret:RHE_PC00182 amino acid ABC transporter permease), with protein MIHDMIAIVQDYWLLLLIGQYPNGPLGGLANTLILSALSIALAFPVSILFALARLSRSPLLRWPVTALVYFTRGVPLLMLILWSYFLVPLLTGADVPSFVTMLTTLVVYQSAFLSEVVRAGIVALGPGQMDAGRALGHGYLGAMRFIILPQALYNMIPSIISTFVSTIKDTTLGYVINVPDLTFAASQVNNQLLTQPFQVFLILAIVYFAICWTLTYFANRLERSITRRRAGLSNLPAAALVAPSKIISEQP; from the coding sequence ATGATCCACGACATGATCGCCATCGTCCAAGACTACTGGCTGCTGCTGCTGATCGGCCAATATCCGAACGGGCCGCTTGGCGGGCTCGCCAACACGCTGATCCTTTCAGCGCTCAGCATCGCTCTCGCCTTTCCGGTCAGCATCCTGTTCGCATTGGCGCGGCTCTCCAGGTCGCCGCTGCTGCGCTGGCCGGTCACCGCGCTCGTCTATTTCACCAGGGGCGTGCCGCTCTTGATGCTCATCCTGTGGAGCTATTTCCTCGTTCCGCTGCTGACCGGCGCCGATGTGCCGAGCTTCGTGACGATGCTGACGACACTCGTGGTCTATCAAAGCGCGTTCCTGAGCGAAGTCGTGCGTGCCGGCATCGTTGCGCTCGGACCGGGCCAGATGGACGCGGGACGTGCGCTTGGTCACGGTTATTTAGGTGCGATGCGCTTCATCATCCTGCCGCAGGCGCTCTACAACATGATCCCGAGCATCATCTCCACCTTTGTCTCAACGATCAAGGACACGACGCTCGGCTACGTGATCAACGTGCCGGACCTAACCTTTGCCGCAAGCCAGGTCAACAACCAGCTCCTGACGCAGCCTTTCCAGGTCTTCCTCATTCTGGCGATCGTCTACTTCGCCATCTGCTGGACGCTCACCTACTTCGCAAATCGCCTCGAGCGGAGCATCACGCGGCGGCGTGCGGGACTTTCCAACCTTCCTGCCGCCGCCCTGGTCGCGCCATCGAAAATCATATCGGAGCAGCCATGA
- a CDS encoding ABC transporter related (PFAM: ABC transporter related~SMART: AAA ATPase~KEGG: ret:RHE_PC00181 amino acid ABC transporter ATP-binding protein), with translation MTMSVSAQELQTIRLSQVCKSYGDYPVLKDIDAQVSRGEVVVICGPSGSGKSTLIRTINRLEEINSGSITLDGQNIHAAMRAKELNALRSRIGFVFQNFNLFPHLSVVENVSMSPIRVKGVAPDVAKDKALKLLDRVGLADKARAYPGQLSGGQQQRVAIARALAMEPPVMLFDEPTSALDPEMVGEVLAVMKSLASEGMTMLCVTHEMGFARDVADRVWFIDAGQILEMATPEDFFKNPSHPRAQRFLADLRH, from the coding sequence ATGACCATGTCAGTTTCAGCCCAGGAATTGCAGACGATCCGGCTTTCGCAGGTCTGCAAGAGCTACGGCGACTACCCGGTTCTGAAGGACATCGATGCACAGGTCTCGCGCGGCGAAGTCGTGGTCATCTGCGGGCCGTCCGGTTCGGGAAAGTCGACGCTGATCCGCACGATCAATCGCCTCGAGGAGATCAACAGCGGATCGATTACGCTCGACGGCCAAAACATTCATGCCGCCATGCGGGCGAAGGAACTCAATGCGCTGCGCAGCCGGATCGGCTTCGTATTTCAGAACTTCAACCTGTTTCCGCACCTTTCGGTGGTCGAAAACGTCTCGATGTCGCCAATCCGGGTGAAAGGCGTGGCGCCTGACGTCGCAAAGGACAAAGCCCTCAAGCTTCTCGATCGGGTCGGCCTTGCCGACAAGGCCCGGGCCTATCCCGGTCAATTGTCGGGCGGCCAGCAGCAGCGGGTGGCTATCGCCCGCGCCCTTGCCATGGAACCGCCGGTGATGCTGTTCGACGAGCCGACCAGCGCGCTCGATCCTGAAATGGTCGGCGAAGTGCTGGCCGTCATGAAGAGCCTGGCGTCCGAAGGCATGACCATGCTCTGCGTCACCCACGAAATGGGTTTCGCGCGCGACGTCGCAGATCGGGTCTGGTTCATCGATGCCGGCCAGATCCTCGAAATGGCGACCCCCGAGGACTTCTTCAAAAATCCAAGCCATCCCCGTGCGCAGCGATTCCTCGCTGATCTCAGGCATTGA
- a CDS encoding conserved hypothetical protein (KEGG: ret:RHE_PC00190 hypothetical protein) — protein MSAIDFSDPATIALLTEALTAAGVDGLEISRPGGQLRIVVAGKGGSRISSTGATSPAPGLAPGSASAVVKAPMAGRFCVEHPAASAVPQDLPRSVSDADIVGFVGVGHILLPLRAGRSGVLTRLLAEPGALVSFGDPLFEIELQS, from the coding sequence ATGAGCGCGATCGATTTCAGCGATCCGGCGACGATTGCATTGCTCACCGAGGCACTGACGGCCGCCGGTGTGGACGGACTTGAAATCTCCCGACCGGGCGGACAGCTTCGCATCGTCGTCGCCGGAAAAGGCGGCTCCCGGATCAGCTCGACCGGGGCGACGTCTCCTGCTCCCGGTTTGGCTCCCGGCTCCGCATCGGCCGTCGTGAAGGCGCCGATGGCCGGCCGCTTCTGTGTCGAGCACCCGGCCGCCTCCGCCGTGCCGCAAGATCTGCCGCGCTCCGTATCCGATGCGGATATCGTCGGCTTTGTCGGGGTAGGGCACATCCTGCTTCCCCTTCGCGCCGGACGTTCCGGTGTTTTGACCAGGCTGCTCGCCGAGCCTGGTGCGCTGGTTAGCTTCGGTGATCCTCTGTTCGAAATCGAGCTCCAGTCATGA
- a CDS encoding urea amidolyase related protein (KEGG: ret:RHE_PC00188 hypothetical protein~TIGRFAM: urea amidolyase related protein~PFAM: Allophanate hydrolase subunit 2~SMART: Allophanate hydrolase subunit 2) yields the protein MIEIMESGPFNTVQDLGRPGYRDIGVSASGAMDPLAVRIGNILVGNDENAAAIEVQTFPFSLRFERRIAFAVTGADGNSHLDGSELLAWCAYIAEPGQLLELKQPPLLARSYISLGGGLDIPVVMGSRSTSLRGSFGGNAGRPLAKGDRIAVGEDAEMIMLPASGLAVVEPAVALREVFPAAVDGTLPIRALPAGEHDLFAGDGEAFWSQTWRISSRSDRTGYRLSGEPIKPTASIEMRSHGVVPGVIQVPPGGEPIVQMSDANTAGGYPKIAGVIECDLWRLGQARIGARLKFVRSTHAEARSVEQAVAGYVEDVRQTSRLVKRALKAMA from the coding sequence ATGATCGAGATCATGGAAAGCGGTCCGTTCAACACAGTGCAGGATCTTGGCCGCCCCGGCTATCGCGACATCGGCGTATCGGCGAGCGGCGCGATGGATCCGCTTGCGGTCCGGATCGGCAACATTCTCGTCGGCAACGACGAAAACGCAGCCGCGATAGAGGTGCAGACCTTCCCGTTCAGCCTGCGTTTCGAACGGCGCATCGCCTTTGCCGTGACCGGCGCGGACGGCAATTCTCATCTCGACGGATCGGAACTGCTTGCCTGGTGCGCTTATATCGCGGAGCCCGGACAGCTTCTCGAACTGAAACAGCCGCCGCTACTGGCGCGCTCCTATATTTCGCTCGGAGGCGGGCTGGACATCCCCGTTGTCATGGGTTCGCGAAGCACGTCGCTGCGCGGCAGCTTCGGGGGCAATGCAGGCCGGCCTCTGGCGAAGGGCGATCGGATCGCGGTCGGGGAGGACGCAGAAATGATTATGCTGCCGGCCTCCGGGCTCGCCGTCGTCGAACCGGCCGTGGCGCTGCGCGAAGTCTTCCCGGCTGCTGTCGACGGCACACTGCCGATCCGCGCCCTACCGGCCGGCGAGCATGATCTTTTCGCCGGAGATGGCGAAGCCTTCTGGAGCCAGACCTGGAGGATTTCCTCGCGAAGCGACCGGACGGGCTATCGCCTGTCCGGCGAGCCGATCAAGCCGACAGCGTCCATCGAGATGCGCTCCCACGGTGTCGTGCCCGGCGTGATCCAGGTTCCGCCCGGCGGCGAACCGATCGTGCAGATGAGCGATGCCAACACCGCCGGCGGATATCCGAAGATCGCCGGCGTGATCGAATGCGATCTCTGGCGGCTCGGCCAAGCCCGGATCGGCGCCCGGCTGAAGTTCGTTCGCTCGACGCATGCGGAGGCGCGCTCAGTTGAACAGGCTGTCGCCGGCTATGTCGAGGACGTCAGGCAGACATCCCGACTGGTCAAGCGCGCCTTGAAGGCGATGGCCTAA
- a CDS encoding aminotransferase class I and II (PFAM: aminotransferase class I and II~KEGG: ret:RHE_PC00186 aspartate aminotransferase): MSVIADRLKNVSISASAAMTQRARELAAKGIKVVSLSSGEPDFPTPAHAIEAAYGAALAGDTKYPPMDGTPVLKSAIIRKFKRDNNLDYDASQIVVSGGGKQVIFNAMLATCNPGDEVVIPTPSWVSYADIVKFAGGVPVAVPCHEQTGFKLHPEDLEAAITPRTKWLFLNFPNNPTGAACSRAEMAAIAEVMLRHPNVWIMTDDIYEHLVYDDFQFCTIAEVEPRLYDRVLTMNGVSKAYAMTGWRLGFCAGPKELISAVSNVNGQNGGGIATLTQAAATAALDGPQDLLKERAAIYKERRDFVLDRLSEVEGLRCHRPEGAFYIYPNISGLIGKTSKGGRKIETDVDFVMALVDEHHVATVQGAAYGMSPFFRISYATSMEKLGEGCARIAQFCRDMR; this comes from the coding sequence ATGTCCGTCATCGCTGACCGCCTGAAAAACGTCTCCATCTCCGCATCCGCCGCCATGACCCAGCGCGCCAGGGAACTGGCCGCCAAAGGCATCAAAGTTGTCAGCCTCTCGTCGGGCGAGCCGGATTTCCCCACTCCGGCGCACGCGATCGAGGCGGCCTATGGGGCAGCTCTTGCAGGCGATACGAAATATCCTCCGATGGACGGTACGCCGGTGCTCAAGTCGGCCATCATCCGGAAGTTCAAACGGGACAACAATCTCGACTATGATGCCAGCCAGATCGTCGTCTCGGGCGGCGGCAAGCAGGTGATCTTCAATGCCATGCTGGCAACCTGCAATCCCGGCGACGAGGTGGTCATTCCGACGCCCTCCTGGGTCAGCTATGCGGATATCGTCAAGTTCGCCGGCGGTGTCCCGGTCGCCGTCCCGTGCCACGAGCAGACCGGCTTCAAGCTGCACCCCGAGGATCTGGAGGCGGCGATCACGCCGCGCACCAAATGGCTCTTCCTGAATTTCCCGAACAATCCGACCGGAGCCGCCTGCTCCCGGGCGGAGATGGCTGCCATCGCCGAGGTCATGCTGCGACATCCCAATGTCTGGATCATGACCGACGATATCTACGAACACCTGGTCTATGACGACTTCCAGTTCTGCACGATCGCCGAAGTCGAGCCCAGGCTCTATGATCGCGTCCTGACGATGAACGGCGTTTCCAAGGCTTACGCGATGACAGGCTGGCGGCTCGGCTTTTGCGCCGGGCCGAAAGAGCTGATCTCCGCCGTCAGCAACGTCAACGGACAGAATGGCGGCGGCATCGCGACGCTGACCCAGGCTGCGGCGACCGCGGCGCTCGATGGTCCTCAGGATCTGTTGAAGGAGCGTGCCGCGATCTACAAGGAAAGACGCGACTTCGTTCTCGACAGATTGTCTGAGGTGGAAGGGCTGCGCTGCCATAGGCCCGAAGGCGCTTTCTACATCTACCCCAATATCTCGGGGCTGATCGGCAAGACCAGCAAGGGCGGTCGGAAGATCGAAACCGATGTCGATTTCGTCATGGCGCTCGTCGACGAGCATCATGTCGCGACCGTGCAAGGGGCGGCTTACGGAATGAGCCCCTTCTTTCGCATTTCTTACGCCACGAGCATGGAGAAACTCGGCGAAGGATGCGCGCGCATAGCCCAGTTCTGCAGGGATATGCGCTGA
- a CDS encoding Allophanate hydrolase subunit 1 (PFAM: Allophanate hydrolase subunit 1~SMART: Allophanate hydrolase subunit 1~KEGG: ret:RHE_PC00189 hypothetical protein) produces MIVTTNRHASQREIVPATKSLARVSSIGARSFLLEAPGDFDLIAQRRIWALSQTVKDWADLAENIPGMTNLLVIFKETPEDPDAVVARLLEAWENARSIDLNGKTVEIPVHYGGEFATDLPALCNLSGLSDREVVRIHHEATYRVFALGSAPGFGYLHGLDPRIYMPRKTVPSLKMPKGCVTIGGMQTGVAMLTGPNGWNSIGFAALEMFDPMLPSPAMMAPGDTVRFLPARIEL; encoded by the coding sequence ATGATCGTCACGACGAACAGACATGCATCGCAACGCGAGATCGTTCCGGCCACCAAAAGCCTGGCGCGGGTTTCCTCGATCGGCGCCAGATCCTTCCTGCTCGAGGCGCCCGGCGACTTCGATCTCATCGCACAGCGGCGGATCTGGGCTTTGTCCCAGACCGTGAAAGACTGGGCGGACCTTGCGGAAAACATTCCGGGCATGACCAATCTGCTGGTGATCTTCAAGGAGACGCCCGAGGATCCTGATGCGGTGGTCGCCCGGCTGCTGGAGGCATGGGAGAATGCCCGCAGCATCGATCTCAACGGCAAGACCGTCGAGATCCCTGTCCATTATGGCGGCGAATTTGCGACGGATCTTCCGGCCCTTTGTAATCTCTCGGGCTTGAGCGACCGTGAGGTCGTCCGCATCCATCATGAAGCGACCTACCGTGTCTTCGCCTTGGGCAGCGCTCCCGGTTTCGGTTATCTGCATGGTCTCGATCCGCGCATCTACATGCCGCGAAAGACCGTGCCCTCGCTGAAGATGCCGAAGGGCTGCGTGACCATCGGCGGTATGCAGACCGGCGTCGCCATGCTCACAGGTCCCAACGGCTGGAATTCCATCGGCTTCGCGGCACTTGAGATGTTCGACCCCATGTTGCCGAGCCCCGCCATGATGGCGCCGGGAGATACGGTGCGGTTCCTGCCGGCAAGGATCGAGCTATGA
- a CDS encoding transcriptional regulator, LysR family (PFAM: LysR substrate-binding; regulatory protein LysR~KEGG: ret:RHE_PC00185 LysR family transcriptional regulator) translates to MDIRRLKSFIVIVDSGSITRAADLLHIAQPALSQQLAALEEHFGHKLLIRSQQGVSMTDAGHAVYRHAQIILRQMEQAQADASAAGNSLAGRVSVGLVPFSSAATLSVDLLAETRKRHPGILLHLTESVGQTYSQMIMNGRLEMALLHGTGPIKGVRFEPILSEEFFLVAHRDFAIEADAKPVPVNSLDGMPLLLPPAYNFVRRAVDTAFTRTRTNLKVVAEVEIVRTLARAVGSGLGATIMPKAIADRIVSESSEPLICRLVSPRIEETLSLCVSDQNPLSEPALAVRDILLELTARLKR, encoded by the coding sequence ATGGACATCAGACGCCTCAAATCTTTCATCGTGATCGTCGACAGCGGCAGCATCACGCGAGCGGCGGACCTTTTGCACATCGCCCAGCCGGCCCTCAGCCAGCAGCTTGCGGCACTGGAGGAGCATTTCGGCCACAAGCTGCTGATCCGCAGCCAGCAGGGCGTCAGCATGACCGACGCGGGACACGCGGTGTATCGCCATGCGCAGATTATCCTTCGGCAGATGGAGCAGGCGCAAGCGGATGCCTCCGCAGCCGGGAATTCGCTTGCCGGGCGTGTGTCCGTCGGTCTCGTGCCGTTCAGCAGTGCGGCCACGCTGTCGGTCGACCTCCTGGCGGAGACCCGCAAACGGCATCCCGGTATTCTGCTGCACCTGACGGAAAGCGTCGGCCAGACCTATAGCCAGATGATCATGAACGGCCGGCTGGAGATGGCGCTTCTCCATGGAACCGGACCGATCAAGGGCGTCCGGTTCGAGCCGATTCTGAGCGAAGAGTTTTTCCTTGTCGCCCATCGGGACTTTGCGATCGAGGCGGATGCGAAACCGGTTCCGGTCAATAGTCTCGACGGGATGCCGCTGCTGTTGCCGCCGGCCTATAATTTCGTGCGCCGCGCGGTCGATACCGCCTTCACGCGCACCCGCACCAATTTGAAAGTCGTGGCGGAAGTCGAAATCGTCCGCACGCTCGCCCGCGCGGTGGGCAGCGGTCTCGGCGCGACGATCATGCCCAAAGCCATCGCCGACCGCATCGTATCGGAATCGAGCGAGCCGCTGATCTGCCGGCTCGTCTCGCCGCGGATCGAAGAAACCCTGTCGCTGTGTGTGTCCGATCAGAATCCCTTGTCCGAACCGGCCCTTGCCGTCCGCGACATCCTTCTCGAGCTGACGGCGCGGTTGAAACGCTAG
- a CDS encoding short-chain dehydrogenase/reductase SDR (PFAM: short-chain dehydrogenase/reductase SDR; NAD-dependent epimerase/dehydratase~KEGG: ret:RHE_PC00184 short chain dehydrogenase/reductase family oxidoreductase) has translation MPFSDYKTALVTGASSGIGAAVVERFRRENIEVHAVARSAEALQQLAARTGCLAHVIDVTDRQAMAELTRRVEFDILVNNAGVDRPKKFLEADEGDIDLIVDVNLRAVLHICRLVVPGMVARDRGHVINISSIAGAYNFGGNSSYHATKAGVSMLSNQLRIDAFGKRVRVTEICPGRVATDIFNHVHGDDPSIRERFIDGFELPQATDIADAIAFAIAAPVAVNIGHMEITPTLQVMGGLQTAKPQPAAKLDQSGEPNP, from the coding sequence ATGCCATTCTCCGACTACAAGACCGCACTGGTGACCGGCGCATCCTCCGGTATCGGCGCAGCCGTGGTTGAGCGGTTCCGCCGGGAGAACATCGAGGTCCATGCCGTTGCCCGCAGTGCCGAAGCGCTGCAGCAGCTGGCCGCGCGGACGGGCTGCCTCGCCCACGTCATCGACGTCACCGACCGTCAGGCCATGGCAGAGCTCACACGTCGGGTGGAGTTCGATATTCTCGTCAACAATGCCGGTGTCGACCGGCCGAAGAAATTCCTGGAAGCCGACGAGGGCGATATCGATCTCATCGTCGACGTCAATCTCCGGGCGGTTCTGCACATCTGCCGGCTGGTCGTGCCCGGTATGGTGGCGCGCGACCGCGGACATGTCATCAACATCTCGTCGATCGCCGGCGCCTATAATTTCGGCGGCAACTCATCCTATCACGCCACCAAGGCAGGGGTGAGCATGCTGTCCAACCAGCTGCGCATCGACGCTTTCGGCAAGCGGGTACGGGTCACGGAAATCTGCCCCGGCCGGGTCGCCACTGACATCTTCAATCACGTCCACGGCGATGACCCCAGCATCCGCGAACGGTTCATCGACGGCTTCGAACTGCCGCAGGCGACCGATATCGCCGACGCGATTGCCTTCGCCATAGCAGCCCCCGTCGCCGTCAACATCGGACATATGGAAATCACACCGACGCTGCAGGTCATGGGCGGCCTGCAGACGGCAAAGCCCCAACCTGCGGCGAAGCTGGATCAATCCGGGGAGCCAAACCCGTGA